The following are from one region of the Nicotiana tabacum cultivar K326 chromosome 3, ASM71507v2, whole genome shotgun sequence genome:
- the LOC107831182 gene encoding uncharacterized protein LOC107831182, with protein MEKVLFWSCTLPSLSFSDPKLLSLRRSKGKISARRNDSCDWDYRGRLVDESMIVLRKRVHEMKVIERNYEPPAEWMEWEKQYYACYDEVICNLVGCLQMQLLSTRPSLALGMLVLLLISVPASTAMIFSHLVNGVLSTVHLG; from the coding sequence ATGGAAAAAGTCTTGTTTTGGTCTTGTACACTTCCATCTTTGTCTTTCTCTGATCCAAAATTGCTTAGCCTGAGAAGATCAAAGGGTAAAATTTCTGCACGACGTAACGATTCTTGTGACTGGGATTATAGGGGGCGATTGGTGGATGAAAGCATGATTGTGTTAAGGAAGAGAGTTCATGAGATGAAGGTAATTGAGAGAAATTATGAGCCACCTGCAGAATGGATGGAATGGGAAAAGCAATATTATGCTTGTTATGATGAGGTAATATGTAATTTGGTTGGGTGTTTACAAATGCAATTGTTGAGTACAAGGCCTAGTTTGGCTCTTGGGATGTTAGTCCTCCTCCTCATCAGTGTTCCAGCTTCGACGGCCATGATTTTCTCTCATTTGGTCAATGGCGTCCTGTCCACCGTTCATCTTGGTTGA
- the LOC142177247 gene encoding uncharacterized protein LOC142177247, with the protein MNSLISCSRLLSSSHSLWINPPSSSTCMKLKTRRQVANARFEHNHGESKLVDENMIVLRIRVKEMKLLEAGKIGPPSNWMGWEKKYFAHYNEDVCEAIGLLQLCLMETRPALALGMLTLLCLSVSFSTYVLILHAMEMTKSLFFHV; encoded by the coding sequence ATGAATTCATTGATCTCTTGTTCTAGGCTTCTAAGTTCAAGTCACTCTTTGTGGATAAATCCTCCTTCAAGCTCAACGTGTATGAAATTAAAGACGCGGAGGCAAGTGGCGAATGCAAGATTCGAACATAATCACGGTGAAAGCAAGCTTGTGGATGAAAACATGATTGTCCTTCGAATACGTGTTAAAGAGATGAAATTGCTAGAAGCTGGCAAAATAGGACCACCTTCAAATTGGATGGGATGGGAGAAGAAGTACTTTGCGCATTACAACGAGGACGTTTGTGAAGCTATAGGGTTGCTACAGTTGTGTTTAATGGAGACTAGACCAGCTTTGGCTCTAGGGATGTTGACGCTGCTTTGTTTAAGTGTGTCCTTCTCAACTTATGTTTTGATCCTGCATGCCATGGAGATGACCAAGAGTTTATTCTTTCATGTTTAA